The Ischnura elegans chromosome 1, ioIscEleg1.1, whole genome shotgun sequence genome contains a region encoding:
- the LOC124166756 gene encoding cysteine and histidine-rich protein 1 homolog: protein MADGEAASSSGEQNPTYFAGESSSNPPEEQETKEEIYEPDAKRKKVDKAPDPVAEKLEHRLGGILCCAVCLDLPRAAVYQCTNGHLMCAGCFTHLLADARLRDEVSTCPNCRVEIGRSSASRNLAVEKAVSELPAECQFCNREFPRNSLDRHQQFLCEERITSCRFARIGCPWRGPWHETSSHEAACAHPTRTGLEVMEALQAASVVEEREKRLYDNIFELLSYEKITFNDLQMKPYRSDELVHKLFYETSRFSAFNNQWVVKARVTGSQRDPTQSSHREISYQLILKTKTAVPMSVHHLVVHGPFGDARVLHRINRFDFSDQDSECPEVLLPLADEAECNRLLASKAINFRLIMFLVSK from the exons atggCTGACGGAGAAGCAGCTTCTTCGAGTGGTGAGCAGAATCCAACTTATTTTGCTGGAGAATCTTCGAGTAATCCTCCTGAAGAGCAAGAAACGAAAGAAGAAATCTATGAACCCGATGCCAAGCGTAAAAAGGTTGATAAGGCCCCCGATCCTGTGGCCGAAAAGTTAGAGCACAGGTTAGGGGGAATCCTGTGCTGCGCCGTTTGTTTAGACCTACCCCGTGCTGCAGTGTACCAG TGCACCAATGGTCATCTCATGTGTGCCGGTTGCTTCACCCACCTGCTAGCCGATGCTCGTCTCCGAGATGAAGTGTCAACGTGCCCAAATTGTCGGGTTGAAATTGGGCGGAGCTCAGCCTCTCGCAATCTTGCAGTCGAaaaggcagtcagcgaacttccTGCTGAGTGTCAATTCTGCAATCGAGAATTTCCTAGAAACTCACTTGACCGCCACCAGCAGTTTCTCTGTGAGGAAAG GATAACCAGCTGCCGATTTGCACGCATTGGCTGCCCATGGAGAGGCCCATGGCATGAGACGAGCAGTCATGAGGCTGCTTGCGCCCATCCGACACGCACTGGACTTGAAGTGATGGAGGCTCTTCAGGCAGCCAGCGTTGTGGAGGAGAGGGAGAAACGACTCTATGACAATATCTTTGAGTTGCTCTCTTACGAGAAGATTACTTTCAATG ATTTGCAGATGAAGCCGTACCGATCAGATGAACTTGTACACAAGCTCTTCTACGAGACAAGTAGATTCTCTGCTTTCAACAATCAGTGGGTGGTGAAGGCTCGTGTTACAGGCAGTCAACGAGATCCAACCCAGAGTTCTCACAGGGAAATTTCATATCAG CTGATACTAAAAACAAAGACAGCTGTCCCAATGAGTGTCCACCATCTGGTAGTTCATGGACCATTTGGTGATGCGCGTGTGTTACATCGCATCAACCGGTTTGACTTCTCTGACCAAGATAGTGAGTGTCCAGAGGTCTTGTTGCCTCTTGCTGACGAAGCTGAATGCAATCGACTCCTTGCATCCAAAGCCATCAACTTCAG ACTCATCATGTTCTTGGTGTCTAAATGA